The genomic DNA GGCATTTTCATCTTTGATAAGAGCGAGCTTGAAGATCCAGCACGCGACTATTCCCCTCACAAAGCCAGTATCGACATTAGCGTTCCAACGATAAACATGGAAGCCATCAACCAAGGCAAAGCCGAGTGCGACGAGATCGTCGGTAAGATCAAAGACGCTTGCGAGAGCTCAAGATTCTTCCAGGTGATAAATCATGGTATTCCGGTGAGAGTTCTAGACGAAATGATTGACTGGGCTCACTGGTTTCACGAGCAAGATGGGGAGGTGAAGAAGTGGTTTTTTTCCCGGGATATGGGGAAGAGGTTCTTCTACAACAGCAACCATGACATGTATTCATCCAAGGCTGCTAGCTGGAGGGATACAATGTATGGTCTTTACATGTCGGAGCGATAGGGCAAGAATTTACGACCAATCAAAGAATTGCTATCGAAAGACAATCCCCCAATCTACAGAGGAACCACCATCAAAGATTTCATGACTCGCTACTATGCTGAAGAGCTTGGAATCTCATCACGCGAACATCTCAAGCTGTGTGAGAGAGAGTCTTCATTTCTTTGCACTCGATGCTTTGCCTTGCATGTTGATATCGGTATTTTGGAGACCACATGATTATGGGCCGAGAGCTCGCAGGTCgcttaaatcaattcctagtcGCAAAATGGCATGAACAACAAGCTATGTCTTCGACTCCTCGCAAGGCTGCTAAGCTCGTGTAATGCAATAGGAGCGAGTTTATCGGAGATTCTCAATAACCTAATTGGAGAATGAGTCATCTTTCCCGAttttaaacaaatcaaatctCTACTAAAACAGAATCCGTTCATGATTAGAAGGAAGCAGATAGGGAAGCGTTATCAATgtgataatattttcttattttagaattttaactCAATTGTAAATACTCttcgctataaataggggtcgaaaaTCATTGTATGGAGAACAAAAAAACAATAACATATTGTTACTCTTCTAGAATAACTATAggaacagtcgtggactaggtATCGTTCAAGTCGAACCACATAAAAACTCTCTTGTATACTtcctctttatttcttttcctttgaaatCGTGTTTACTTTCTCAGTGTAGATAAACGAATCGCGGTGAATCAACGTGGACTCATGTTCATCCTGAAATAATTATGGTCTCTACTTAATGCCAAGTTCCTCTCAGTGAGCAAACGAAACCTTCCATTTGTGACTTAATTCAAGACTATAAGAACAAATAACTAAAGAATCTGCACAAATCTGAATTGAACTGAAACCTTCCACTTGTTAATCCAAATAATAATAGATTGAAGTGTACATTCTCGACTGATACACAATATACATTGCACTTACACAACGTTACTTGAAGGCCTAAACTAGACTTGAAACCATACTAATTTTAATATGACCTTGACAACTTGAAATAGGTTAGAGCAGAGTTCCCATCAAGCCCTTTTGAATCATAATATGCAATGAAATCCTTCACCGATGTTTCCCTATATATGGGCGGATTATCTTCGGACAACAAGTCCTTGATGGGTCCATACATCCTTGTCGATGGGTAAAGATGTGGGGTGAAGAAACATGCCACAGAAACTCTCGGTCCTACATGGTTTGCGAGTACTCTGTGCTCAACGCTCATGAATTTGTCATTAGACATGAGCTGCAAAGACGAGAAGAAAAAGGCATCAAAATAGCATCAGAAGTAGCACCATAGAGAAAATCAAATTACCTGTAAGAGATCCCCGATGTTTACAACCAAACCGCCGGGAACAGGAGGAACACTGATCCACTGGTTTTCATGGAGGACTTGGAGTCCACCAATGTCATCTTGAAGTAA from Diospyros lotus cultivar Yz01 chromosome 4, ASM1463336v1, whole genome shotgun sequence includes the following:
- the LOC127799144 gene encoding 1-aminocyclopropane-1-carboxylate oxidase homolog 6-like, whose product is MQQSASNKGEGEVGSNRSSEDAAVGEQQGRGRGVYPPLYPQKRVSKEKGAGTVATGEASDNGYDQRAALKAFDDSMAGVKGLVDIEITRVVGIFIFDKSELEDPARDYSPHKASIDISVPTINMEAINQGKAECDEIVGKIKDACESSRFFQVINHGIPVRVLDEMIDWAHWFHEQDGEVKKWFFSRDMGKRFFYNSNHDMYSSKAASWRDTMYGLYMSER